Genomic window (Candidatus Binatia bacterium):
TCCGGTGCCCTTGCCGGAGTACGAGCGCAAGGCGCAGGTGCTCGATCAACACTGCCGCGACTTGGGTCGCGACCCCCAGACCCTGGAGCGCTCCCTCATGACGCCGACGGTAACGGCGGAATGGGAAAAGGAGGTGCGTGACCAGTTCGAAGGGGCAAAGGCACGCGGCTATCTCTGGGCTCACTCCGGCAGTCTCGTGCAAGGCACGCCGGACATCGTCGTGCCGCGTTACCGCGACTACATCCGGCGCGGCGTGAGCTTCTTCATCATCCAGCTGCCCGACAGCCGCGATCTCAGGCAGATCGAGTTCGTCGCCAAGAACGTCATCGCCGAATTGGTGTAGTGCGGACGACCGGGACCGTCTCGAAGGACGTTCTCAGCTCTCGGCGCCCGCGCTGGCCCGGCGTTCGAGGCTGTCGACCATCGCCACTTCGAGGTGGGTATGGCTCACCTGATTGATCTGCCGTGTCGCTGATGGACTGGTCACGTTGATCTCCGTGAGGTAGCCATCGATAACATCGATGCCAGCGAGCCAAATGTGTCGCTGCAGCAAGAGCGGGCGCACGGCGGCGATGATCTCGCGCTCGCGCGCCGTCAGCGTGGTGGCTTCCACCCGCGCCCCCTGATGAATGTTCGCCAGATGATCGGGACTCTGGGGCACGCGATTGACGGCACCGATCGGCTCGCCTTCGAGCAGCAAGATGCGCTTGTCGCCAGCGGCGACCCCGGGAATGAACTTCTGCGCCATCACGTGCCGGCCGCCGTGTGCCGCCACGTAGTCCGCCATACGCTCACGGCTTCCGCGGTCGACCAACTCCACGCCACGGCCGCTGCAATCATCCAGCGGTTTCAAGACGATGCGGCCGTGCGTCGCCTGGAACGCCCGCAGGCGCTCCGGCTGGTTGCTCACGAGCGTCGGCGGCGAAAATGCCGTAAACTGCATGGGCAGGAGCTTCTCGTTCAGCAGGCGCAGGCTCACCGGGTCGTTCACCACCGGCACCTGCTCCAGCGCACGCTCGAGCACCAAGGTGGCAACGATGTACTCGAGGTCAACCGGCGGGTCCTTGCGCATGAGCACGAGGTCGAAGTCCGCGAACCGGTGATCGCTGGCGGCGGTGAGTTGGTAGAACGGCCGGCGGCCGAGATCCACGACGATGCCCTGCGCCCGCACACCGGCGCCGCTCTCGCTGAGGTAGAGATCGGGCAGCGTGGCCACCGACGCCTCATGCCCGCGGCGCGCCATCTCCTCGATGAGCAGCAGCGAAGTATCGGTGCTCAGGTTGAGCGTGTCGAGCGGGTCAATGATGAACAAGAAGTGCATGGGTTACCCCCTGGTGCGTCCCCGCGCTGCCGGCAGGTGGTGTGCTGTTGCGGCCGTGGGGCTGAACCTCATGCGCACGCCGATGCTTTCTTCCTGTCATCCCCGAGACCGAGCAGTTGGGCAACCGCAATCTTGACGAAGCGGCGATGCCGCGCCACGGCCGTTGGGCTGGACGCATCAGTCTGCAGGGCCACCTCGATCAGCGCCGTGTTGGCGAAATAGCCGAAAATCAGGTGATAGATCCCGGTGGCGAGGTAGCGCAGGTCCTCCGGCTCCCACGGCCCAGCGGCCTCCGCCAGCAAGCTCAGGCCCTCGGCGGACAGCGGGAACAGCAGCTTGGGAATGGCGTTGCGCAGGTAGCGGCTGTCATCGAATCCGCGCTGGATAAGCCGCGGCAGGTGCGGATGCTCAGCGAGGTAGTCGATCAAGCGATCGAGGCTGGCGTCCACGGATGCGCGCTCCAGGGTTCCTGTCTGACCCGCCTTGGCGCTCTCGGCCAACAGCGCCACGATGGGGTCGAGACCCCGGGCCAGAACCGCCTCGTAGAGTGCGCGCTTGTTACGGAAGTGGTGGTAGAGGCTGGCCTGATTCTTCAGGCCTACGTCGGCCGCGATCTCGCGCATCGCCACGCCGCTGAAGCCGTGCTGTGCAAAACGGCGCTCGGCGGCATCGAGGATGAGGTCGCGTGTCGACCCGGTCTCGTGAGAAGGAACCGCAGCATCGTCGTGCGTCATCGCGCCCCCGTTTTTCGCCTCAACCGCCTGGGCATAACCGCTAGCGTGGCGGGACGTTGCATCGTCCGGTCCGGGGTGCCCCCCGGCACCTCAGATGCGTTCGATAATCGTCCCCGTCCCCAGCGATCCGCCGCAGCACATCGTAATCAGCGCGGTGGTCTTGTTGCTCCGTTCCAGCTCGTGCAACGCGGTCGTGATGAGACGGCTGCCCGTCGATCCCACCGGATGACCGAGAGCGATCGCGCCACCATTCACGTTGACCTTGTCCATGTCCGGCTTGTGCACCCGCGCCCACGACAGCACCACTGCGGCAAAGGCCTCGTTGATTTCAATGAGATCGAGGTCCTTCATCGTCATGCCGGCCTGCTTGAGGACCTTCGCCGTCGCATCGACCGGCCCGTCGAGCAGGTAGTAGGGGTCCGAACCCACCAGCACCTGCGCCACGATCCGAGCCCGGGGCTTGAGGCCCAGTGCTTTGGCGCGCTCGCGTGACATCCACAGCACGGCGGCGGCGCCGTCGGAAATCTGTGACGAGTTGCCCGCCGTATGCACGCCGTTTTCGGCCATGGGCTTGAGGTTCGCCAGCCCCTCGAGGGTGGATTCACGCGGGCCTTGGTCGCGCTTCACCGTCATGCGCTCCCCGGTCGGGGTGTTGTCTTTCCCGGCGACGACCGGAGCGTCGACGGCGATCACCTCCCGATCGAACCGGCCCTCGGCCCACGCCCGCGCCGCCTTCTGCTGCGAGGCGAGGGCGAGTTCGTCGACGTCTTTGCGAGTGATGCCGCGGTTCTTAGCGATGCGTTCGGCCGCGTCGAACTGGGTAAACGGCGAGTCCCACGGCCATTCGGTAGGCTGAAAGTAGCCGGGGCCGTTGACCACGCTGGCACCGAGCCCGACGCGGCTCATCGCCTCGACGCCGCAGGCGATGCCGACGTCGATGGAGTTCATGGTGATGAGTCCGGCGATGAAGTTGTTCGCCTGCTGGGCCGAGCCGCACTGACAATCGACGGTGGTACCGGCAACGTGGTACGGCAGCCCCTCGCTCAGCCACGCCGTGCGCGTGACGTCGTTCGACTGTTCGCCAGCCTGAGTGACGCAACCACCAACGACTTGGCCCACAATACCCGGGTCGATACCAGCCCGCTTGACGACGCCGACCTGCGCCGCCGCCAGCAACCTGGCTGCGTGCAAGCCGGCCAACCAGCCGTTTCGCTTCCCGATAGGGGTACGTACCGCTTCAACGATTACTGCTTCGGCCATTTTGTTTCCTCCAATTCGTTCAAGTTTGCGATCGGTAGCGGCGCCGCATGCTGCGCCGCTATGCCTTTCCCAAAATCATCGCGCTCGTCGGCACGCCGACCCCTGAGGTCACCAGGACGTGATCGACTTTCTTTTTCGGCTGATTCACCGACGCACCCCGAATCAAGCGCACGCCTTCGTTCACGCCGTTCACCCCGTGAATGTACGCCTCGCTCAACTGTCCGCCGTGGGTGTTGCTCGGGAGCCGGCCGCCGATGTCGAGGTTGCCGGCGCGGACGAAATCTTTCGACTCACCGACCTGGCAGAAGCCAAACGACTCCAGCTGCCAGAGCACGATGGGCGTGAAGGCGTCGTAGATGACAGCGGCATCGATGTCCTTCGGCCCGAGTCCGGACTGCGCATAGACCTGCTTGGCGACCAGATCCATTTCCGGCAGGCTGGCAATGTCCGGCCGATAGAAACTCGTCATCACTTCCTGGTCCGGCGCGATGCCCTGCGATACACCGCGGATGATCGCCGCCGGCTGCTTGCAGTCGCGGGCGCGTTCGGGCGTGGTGATCACCACGGCGCAGCCACCGTCGGTCTCCTGGCAGCAGTCGAACAGGTGCAGCGGCTCGACGATCCAGCGCGACTTCTGATGCTCTTCCAACGTCAGCGGCTTGCCGTGAAAGAACGCATGGGGGTTGTTCACCGCGTACGTGCGCGTCGAGACGGCGATGCGCCCGAGGTCCTCGCTGCTCAAGCCGTACTGGTGCATGTAGCGCTGGGTGAACATGGCAACCCAGCTCGCCGGGGTGAACAGGCCATACGGCATGTACCAGCCCCAGTGAATCAGGTCTGACGTCGCCACCCCGCCGGCAACACCTTCGCTGTAGCGCTGGCCCGACCGCCCGTTGAGCGCCCGGTAGCACACCACCACGTCACAGATGCCGGTGGCGATCGCCATCGCGGCCTGATGCATCAACGACGTCGCCGCGCCGCCGCCGTGCGGAACCCGGCTAAACAGCTTGAGGTTCCCGATGCCCACCGTGCGCGCCAGTTCAATCTCGTCAGTGAAGTCGAGCGAGAACGTGGTCATGCCGTCGACATCGCTGGGCTTGAGGCCGCAGTCGTCGAGCGCGGCCTTGACCGATTCGGCCGCCAGCCGCAGATCCGACCGGCCCGAGTTCTTCGAAAAATCGGTGGCGCCAATGCCAACGATGGCCGCTTGATCCTTGATCGTCCGCATGGCTCAGGCCTCCGGGAGCGCCACACGCACCGTACCGGTGACGTGATTGCCGTAACTGTTTTTGCCCACGACTTCGACCTCCACCACCTTCTCGGCGTCGTGCTTCGCCGTGACCGTGCCGGTCATTTTCATGCTGTCACCGGCGAAGTTCGGGGCGCCGAGCTTGATGCCCACCTTCTTCAGGATCGCCTCCGGACCGGCCCAATCGGTGATGAAGCGGCCGACGAAGCCGTTGGTGCTCAGGATGTTCATGAAAATGTCCGGCACGCCGCGTTTCCGCGCCATGTGGTAGTCGTGGTGCACGTCCTGGTAATCGCGTGAGGCGATCGCCGTGGCGACGATGACCGTCGGGGTCAACTCGACAAGGAGTTCAGGAAGTTTATCGCCAACCGTCACCTGATTGTATCGCAAAGTTGTTCCTTGAGGTTGCGTCATGCCGTCCTCCGGCTCTGATTTTCGTTCAACGAGAAATCCATGGATGCCTCGGGAAAGTGTCAGGCCGCCGGCCGGAACTGCGGCAGGATCATCTCTTCGTCCACGGCAACAAAGTCGACCTTCACGGGCATCCCGATGGAAACCGTCTTGGGATCAACGTCGATGAGGTTCGCCACCAGCCGCGTCCCTTCTGCCAGTTCCACCAACGCGACCACGTGGGGGTAATCGAACGGCGGGAACGGCGGGTGATGAATCACCACGAAGCTGTACACCGTACCGCGCCCACTCGCTTTGACGGCGGTCCATTCCAGCGACTGACACGACGGGCACATCGGCCGCGGCGGATGGCGCAGCTTGCCACAGCCGGCGCAGCGTTGAATGAGCAGCTCCTTCTGCTTCACGCCGTCCCAGAAGAAGGCGTTGTCCTGGTTGACGA
Coding sequences:
- a CDS encoding LLM class flavin-dependent oxidoreductase, which produces DVLSGGRLEFGYGAGWHQEEFAGYGYEFPAAATRIRQMEEGLAIIKHLWSEERVSWAGKFYRVTDAICEPKPLQRPHPPITIGGGGEKLLLRAVARHADIWNYFPVPLPEYERKAQVLDQHCRDLGRDPQTLERSLMTPTVTAEWEKEVRDQFEGAKARGYLWAHSGSLVQGTPDIVVPRYRDYIRRGVSFFIIQLPDSRDLRQIEFVAKNVIAELV
- the gshB gene encoding glutathione synthase, encoding MHFLFIIDPLDTLNLSTDTSLLLIEEMARRGHEASVATLPDLYLSESGAGVRAQGIVVDLGRRPFYQLTAASDHRFADFDLVLMRKDPPVDLEYIVATLVLERALEQVPVVNDPVSLRLLNEKLLPMQFTAFSPPTLVSNQPERLRAFQATHGRIVLKPLDDCSGRGVELVDRGSRERMADYVAAHGGRHVMAQKFIPGVAAGDKRILLLEGEPIGAVNRVPQSPDHLANIHQGARVEATTLTAREREIIAAVRPLLLQRHIWLAGIDVIDGYLTEINVTSPSATRQINQVSHTHLEVAMVDSLERRASAGAES
- a CDS encoding steroid 3-ketoacyl-CoA thiolase; the protein is MAEAVIVEAVRTPIGKRNGWLAGLHAARLLAAAQVGVVKRAGIDPGIVGQVVGGCVTQAGEQSNDVTRTAWLSEGLPYHVAGTTVDCQCGSAQQANNFIAGLITMNSIDVGIACGVEAMSRVGLGASVVNGPGYFQPTEWPWDSPFTQFDAAERIAKNRGITRKDVDELALASQQKAARAWAEGRFDREVIAVDAPVVAGKDNTPTGERMTVKRDQGPRESTLEGLANLKPMAENGVHTAGNSSQISDGAAAVLWMSRERAKALGLKPRARIVAQVLVGSDPYYLLDGPVDATAKVLKQAGMTMKDLDLIEINEAFAAVVLSWARVHKPDMDKVNVNGGAIALGHPVGSTGSRLITTALHELERSNKTTALITMCCGGSLGTGTIIERI
- a CDS encoding TetR family transcriptional regulator; this encodes MTHDDAAVPSHETGSTRDLILDAAERRFAQHGFSGVAMREIAADVGLKNQASLYHHFRNKRALYEAVLARGLDPIVALLAESAKAGQTGTLERASVDASLDRLIDYLAEHPHLPRLIQRGFDDSRYLRNAIPKLLFPLSAEGLSLLAEAAGPWEPEDLRYLATGIYHLIFGYFANTALIEVALQTDASSPTAVARHRRFVKIAVAQLLGLGDDRKKASACA
- a CDS encoding lipid-transfer protein, with the translated sequence MRTIKDQAAIVGIGATDFSKNSGRSDLRLAAESVKAALDDCGLKPSDVDGMTTFSLDFTDEIELARTVGIGNLKLFSRVPHGGGAATSLMHQAAMAIATGICDVVVCYRALNGRSGQRYSEGVAGGVATSDLIHWGWYMPYGLFTPASWVAMFTQRYMHQYGLSSEDLGRIAVSTRTYAVNNPHAFFHGKPLTLEEHQKSRWIVEPLHLFDCCQETDGGCAVVITTPERARDCKQPAAIIRGVSQGIAPDQEVMTSFYRPDIASLPEMDLVAKQVYAQSGLGPKDIDAAVIYDAFTPIVLWQLESFGFCQVGESKDFVRAGNLDIGGRLPSNTHGGQLSEAYIHGVNGVNEGVRLIRGASVNQPKKKVDHVLVTSGVGVPTSAMILGKA